In Cololabis saira isolate AMF1-May2022 chromosome 10, fColSai1.1, whole genome shotgun sequence, a single window of DNA contains:
- the LOC133452354 gene encoding phospholipase A and acyltransferase 4-like: protein MGRKPGDLIEIFRGGHSCWAVYVGGGNVVYFVITEYYPSPSGLAGNAVGGGKVLKKNLEDVVEKDRWRVNNFLDHKYRPGPADDMVKKACSLVDTDLQYDLGDYNCDRFATEMRYGLRVGR, encoded by the exons ATG GGTAGGAAGCCTGGAGACCTGATTGAGATCTTCCGTGGTGGTCATAGCTGCTGGGCTGTTTATGTTGGTGGTGGAAACGTCGTGTACTTCGTTATAACCG AGTATTATCCAAGCCCCAGCGGTCTTGCTGGTAATGCTGTTGGTGGTGGCAAAGTGTTGAAAAAGAACCTGGAGGACGTGGTGGAGAAGGACCGGTGGAGAGTCAACAACTTCCTGGATCATAAATACAGACCTGGTCCAGCTGATGATATGGTGAAGAAGGCCTGTTCCCTGGTGGATACAGACCTGCAGTACGACCTGGGGGACTACAACTGTGACCGCTTTGCCACTGAGATGCGCTACGGCCTGAGAGTCGGCAG GTGA